A genome region from Schaalia sp. 19OD2882 includes the following:
- the ychF gene encoding redox-regulated ATPase YchF, which produces MSLTIGIAGLPNVGKSTLFNALTRATVLAANYPFATIEPNVGVVPLPDPRLDTLAEIFHSERKLHATVSFVDIAGIVRGASEGEGLGNQFLANIREADAICQVTRAFEDPDVVHVDGRVDPAEDIETISTELILADMQTLEKAIPRLEKEVRGKKTEPIVLETAREALALLEKGHLLSGPEGAKLDQDAVKSFQLMTSKPFIYVFNMDAAGLADEAKQAELRALVAPAEAIFLDAQFESELVELDEDDAREMLEDSGQEESGLDKLARVGFDTLGLQTYLTAGPKEARAWTIHKGDTAPVAAGVIHTDFQKGFIKAEIVSFDDLVHYGSVAEARAAGRARMEGKDYVMADGDVVEFRTGLTSGRKK; this is translated from the coding sequence GTGTCTCTCACCATCGGAATCGCCGGACTGCCCAATGTCGGCAAGTCGACCCTGTTCAACGCGTTGACGCGCGCCACCGTGCTGGCTGCCAACTACCCTTTCGCGACGATCGAGCCGAATGTCGGTGTGGTGCCGCTGCCGGACCCGCGCCTTGACACGCTGGCCGAGATCTTCCACTCGGAGAGGAAGTTGCACGCGACCGTGTCCTTCGTCGACATTGCCGGAATCGTGCGCGGCGCCAGCGAGGGTGAGGGGCTGGGCAACCAGTTCCTGGCGAACATTCGCGAGGCCGATGCGATCTGCCAGGTGACTCGCGCTTTCGAGGACCCGGATGTCGTGCACGTCGACGGGCGGGTCGACCCGGCTGAGGACATCGAAACGATCTCGACCGAGCTGATCCTGGCTGACATGCAGACCTTGGAAAAGGCCATCCCGCGCCTGGAGAAGGAGGTGCGCGGCAAGAAGACGGAGCCGATCGTGCTGGAGACGGCGCGCGAGGCGTTGGCGTTGCTGGAGAAGGGGCATCTGCTTTCCGGTCCCGAGGGCGCCAAGCTGGACCAGGACGCGGTCAAGTCCTTCCAGCTGATGACCTCCAAACCATTCATCTACGTGTTCAACATGGATGCAGCAGGTTTGGCTGACGAGGCCAAGCAGGCGGAGTTGCGCGCGCTGGTGGCTCCCGCGGAGGCGATCTTCCTGGATGCCCAATTCGAGTCCGAGCTGGTCGAATTGGACGAGGACGATGCTCGCGAGATGTTGGAGGACTCCGGCCAGGAAGAGTCCGGGCTGGACAAGTTGGCGCGCGTCGGCTTCGACACCCTTGGCTTGCAGACCTACTTGACGGCCGGCCCGAAGGAGGCGCGCGCGTGGACGATCCACAAGGGTGACACCGCTCCGGTGGCTGCCGGTGTCATCCACACGGACTTCCAGAAGGGCTTCATCAAGGCCGAGATCGTCTCATTCGACGACTTGGTCCACTACGGCTCCGTGGCCGAGGCGCGCGCGGCCGGCCGCGCGCGCATGGAAGGCAAGGACTACGTCATGGCCGACGGGGACGTGGTGGAGTTCCGTACGGGGCTCACGTCTGGGAGGAAGAAGTGA